Within the Miscanthus floridulus cultivar M001 chromosome 2, ASM1932011v1, whole genome shotgun sequence genome, the region TGGCCGATCGCGTGCCGCACTGCTGGGCCCGGCCGCTTCTGGATTGCTGGGTCGGCCGGAAGCCTGCGCGTTTGGGCCGCGCGCGTCCTGCCCCATTTGGGCCGGTCCTGTGCTCGCCTGGGCTGATCTGGCCGTTGGGCCGAGTGGGTGATTGCTGGCCTCTTTATTTTTCTTAAGCAATTTCTAAATTCGCGTATAAGGCAAGTTTGTAAAATCAATACAAAATGAtataggagtccaaaaattatgaaaccagtgttgttaggctcctaaaatcatgatctacctgctagtataatttgttcatatagttgaataatattcttggaagctatataattaatttaagatacttaatgttgtaaaatataaacttataggaagtgttgtgataaattggtaatagtattgggtctgaaatctttacagtaggttcatagcaatattagctgctcaatgtaatttttgtagctcccaaaataattagttgctaaataGGTAATGATGTCCTACTGCGAGTAAACATTAACGATAGGATAAAATAAAGAAATCATTTGGGTTTGTATAGCTGAAATACTacttgggaaataacgtcttatccgacaacgggaatatgtagccaagtgcggtcgtcgttagaactagctcgttaacttgagaggcgtaaatcgtatttatacgagtcacgattgcagtcaattaattatatctttgcatggcattacattgcatatcataatagggacgtcggtggatcacggagtcgtcgggagttgctggaggaatggtgcttttagagatcatgtcgccatgatggaaagctaacttctgattatatttttcctaggcaagccccgatgcataacccctactttctgcagtttaaattatatttgtgcattaagtttcaaggagttgaatgacaccacttgcatatatatctttatcctatgagtcttactagtatgacaggatcgggtagattgctatgctacaggattccggtagaagtcgagtgattgattgtcactcgcgagagataggaaatatattattattggattactatcacttggaaaatatgaaaattatggaaagaaaaatggtgaccgggcagggatatggtttgggtattggtgggtgtaagaagttatgTCGCCCCAGAggtgggtcatagcttggttacaccgtttttccctgtctggtcggttaaggaccgatcgttgcatatgactctaggcaggtcacagacttattatcccgagcacatacttgtgtatgggcgcttggaagacttgttgctctcttgtcgcggatccggctctttccggaccgactgttagggttttattttggtggaggaggtccttgcaccgcactgagtccgggactcaagggcgggggcttggagtcctagtttggacggggacctagacacccaggacaggagagtgatgggtcggtcctgcttgtgcctggggtacaagcggggcgtgtgtttttgaggtacccagctgggggcattgattcgcgaattgccgggctatccggtacggcttgtctacggtttagcatcgtagtaagaactgaaagataaaagatggaagatggacatagaaaatctgattgcttatcatttgcttgaaagtagcacaggtgcttacctagaatggttagttaataaaccaatgcggctattaataaaaatcgaatataaggacgcaagCTTAATAAtgttttctgcaaatgcaacccacaaaccagatagccttgcatatccttggagtcttttcttttctcctatcgggtaagtcttgctgagtacaattgagtactcagggttttattccccctattgcaggtaacaggtggacgctagagctgacctttgtgtgtggatttctcctggtgggctcagcgaggattttctttacgctgcgatcgtagttgctatttataactctcgccaaatgcttttataaatagaagtttaataatctgttgtcgtagtttatatattgaTACTTCATCATGCTattaatagaggtttattttcgctgtaactctgttcacatgtttctattccgctgttcaattaaattgtttataactctgataatatgatttcattccgctgttatattaataaatattatactctgctgttgtattaaaagtgatgtaagaaatggttatgaatgatgtaagctttattctctcatttgtgatcctgatggtaaaaatgtggattttcgggttctcccctggggtgtgtccgacgtaACCGAGTAATTtcgtgttctccctcgagtgcttagtgtctaatggaagacgagcactcctgtgaggcattacattaggcggttctgccacaattacCTAGACAGATCCTTATTTATAACGTGAGTGAAGGACTCGTTGAACATGCATTTTTTGTATAATTCTAGAGCTTGGATAATCATTTCTATAGTACATCTGTTTTCCTATTGGTTCTGTTGTGACTTACTGGGTACTTCGTTATCATTTGTCGTCTACCTTGTCGTTTGTTGTCTTGTACCTAAAAAATTTCTTTGGTATACAAATATCTTTCTTTTTGTAGTCTGTACGTAGGCAAGTTTGTTATAAGCTTTAAATTGTGCCATTGTTCATTATTTGTATACATCCCTTTGATCTAATGATTAAACCCTTTTTTGTATTTGCTTATCATATTATTCACTTTTGTGTCTTAACCTGTTATTTTGTTCGCTTCAGTCATGGCAAAAATGGCACATGAGAGTTCTCAATTTGATGCTAAGGACTATGATTCTAAAATGCAGGAGTTTCTGTAAGTAATATAAATTgttctttaaaaaaaaaacttagccACCACTTGTTTTATCATGTTTGACTTGAGAGCTATGTGATATATAGCTTCCCTCTatataaggctggacgaaaaactcgaagctcattAGCTTGCTCAGCTCGTGGCTGCCTCgattcggctcggctcggcttgttatcataacgagccgagccaagattttagctcgttagctataacgagccaactcgagctagctcacgagctaaacgagctaagcttccaggaaaaaaatatcaaaacttatattagttttttattacttcatgtcttgcactttacaattgactgttaactggtctagaccctataaattgactggtaactggtctagatgcattttgttttatattattattattcttaaactttagataaatgctattatattttgtgtattttttatacctggctcgcgagcttaacgagccggCTCGAGCTTTTAACCAGACGAGCCGAGctagctttctggctcgttaggataacgagccgagccaagctagctcgttatcttaacgagccagaatgaGCCAAGCCGAGCCaactcgttatccagccttacctCTATATGTTCATGTGATACAGAAAAGATGCTGGGGAGTTCTTCACTTCATATGATGAATTTTGTGAGAGTTCATGTGAGCCAGAATGAGCCAAGCCAAAGAGGCCGTGTTCGGCTGGCTAGCCAGCTGCGGCTGGGCTGGCCAGCGCTCTCGCAATGGCACTGTTCATGCGAACAGTGTTTTCAgatagaacaatatttttttctcacaacaatcagccagaacagtattttgatttatttttcagtcctgccgaacaggcccttCGGAGATGAATTTATACTTATGGTAGGCTGGGAGTCTGTTTTGCTTTAGCATGTTCCGTTGTTCGCCATTCATATAGGTTTTTGAGAAGCCTTTTTGCAATTCAAGCAAAGAGGAATTGTTCCCTCCTGTAAGAGTTTTGATCTCATTAACCAAGCAAAATCTGGTACAGGAAACAACATGGACACAGGAGGGGAGGCCGCGGCGGCCGCGGAGCTTGGGAGGGGGAAAAAgaaagagacttttccctgtgtgcccttataaaagatcgtaatcccctgtgtgcccctgaaaaaattcagcggtcttcagcgccactactccaactttttcgtgtcatccatgccacttccgtcagtttgggctctaacgccgttaaactgcaggtgtgaaaagacgaaaatgcccttaagttcaaatatgttattaatttttttgagcatcttaacgacttcaaatgaaaaaactcaaaactagaaagttgtagatctcgtcgagatctataattttcatataaatttttttttcatttaatttcgcaaaaaaaatatgatttgatatgattaatatatcttagaaaaatcatattaatttttttgcgaaattaaatgaaaaaaaaaatttatatgaaaattatagatctcgacgagatctacaactttctagttttgagttttttcatttgaagtcgttaagatgctcaaaaaaaattaataacatatttgaacttaagggcattttcgtcttttcacatctgcagtttaacggcgttagagcccaaactgacggaagtggcatagatgacacgaaaaagttggagtagtggcgctgaagaccgctgaattttttcaggggcacacaggggattacgatcttttataagggcacacagggaaaagtctcaaaaAGAAAGCGGATCGAAGGCAAGGAGCACACCCGATGATCGTGCAGCCCAACAAGAGGATAGGCAACAACACGAATGGACACTTTGCTCCTGGAGACGGACCAACGAGTGTCTTGTCGCACAGCCCGTAGATTAGCCTAATGGGTTGTACCTTTGGGTCAGCCCGTGTCTAACCCTATCGATATGAATAGAGATTATGGTAAAAAAAACGTCCTTCAACAGTTTTTTTTAATTAGATCTTTGAATATTGTCATCCTCTATTTTAGTTCTTTTTGCTAGAGAGTGAAGCTTGCTTTCTAGAGTGTGCATAAGATATAGAGATCGATTTTATTCAAATAATTATCTAATcgaggatttagagagtgaacTAAAGACTCTTGTAGATGCTCTGATAGTTACCTAAAACATAGCCATCGTTTATCTCTTGTTGTTCCGCTGTGTAGCAGCAGCAAGCCCCCTCCTGTGTCCTGTTGGTGGTTTTGTTCACTGCTCCGGTGGTGGCAGTCGAGGAGGTAGCATGCCATGGACGCCACGCGAGCTCGGGCTCCCCCTTCACAAGCGGTGACCATGGCTTGATGTGCTGATCCTCGTCCGGGTGGCCGTGGCTTGCTGTGCTGATCCTCGTTCTGGTGACTCGAGAGTCGGAGTGGCattgccgccgccggcgagcatGGCTGTGGGGTGTGACTGCAGTGGCGATCAAGGAGGAGGATGCATGCGCACGAGGCACTACATCTCAACGGGTACGGCAGGGGTCCTGGGCAGCTCATCCGTGCTGCTTGCAAGGTGTGTTCACCGCGGGGTCATCGTCCTCGCCACCCGAATGTCGCACACGGCACATCCTTGTCGCGACCTTCGACACGCACTCGTGACTCGTGCCTCCATGTGCAACGGCGGCGGTGCAAAGGCTGGATGGTCAACCTTGTGGGCCGTGGCCCATGCTGTCAAACACAATTTGACACAAAAAAAATAGTTTTTTTTGGGTCAGCCCGTGTCTAACCGTATCGATAGAAATAGAGAGTCCTTCAACGGTTTTTTTAATTAGGTCTTTGAATATTGTCATCATCTATTCTGGTTTTTTCTACTAGAAGCTTCTTTCTAGAGTATGCACAAAGATACTTTGCTCGGCTGGCTGGAAAACGGCTGATGCTGAtgttgatgctgatttgttgtgagagaaaaacactgttatttcgctgaaacggtatgattgataagttcaaacgaacagggccatagaGCTCGATTTTATCAAATAACTGTCTAATCAAGAATTTAGAGAGTGAACTTGAAAGACTCTCGAAGATGCTTTGATGGGTTACCTAATTTCACCGAAAAATAGTGGGTCGGACTTATAGAGTCTCTGCAGCAAAAGACAGTGGACCATGTACATGTCCAGAACTAACGGTTACCCCGTGGTGCCGCTCCATGGCGCTCGGCCGACAGGCCCACGTTAGGCTTTAGGTCTTAGGCCCGTCTAAGCGCTGCGCGGGTTGTGCGCACACTTTGGCCCAATTTGGGTAACACAACTGGGCCTGGTCCAGTCCGTGCTCCGTCCCCTGGAGGCCCAGTCTCGCACTCAGGTATTGTGGCCTTGTGGGACAGGCTGGACTGGACTTGGGTAGCACAACTGGATTGCCCGTCGAACGTCGTCACACCATCATGCTTGCGTGCCTTCTTGACCTTGGACGGTTGGACCAAATGCATGGGCAGATTGATCCTTCGTTGGCGTGTCAGCAGCCATTGCATCTCGTCCACTGCAACTGTCCCAAGACCATAAGGAAATAAGGAATGGTCAGTAGTCATGGAACAAAATCATACAGTATATCTCTCCGCGCACGTAAGAGAGCCGGCGCCCGCCTGTTTTCACACACCCCACCACATGGACCCCGCGCTGCTTCCCGCCCCTACCATCGCGCTCGCTCTATTTCACCCGATGACTGTCGCGCCCGCACACAGGAAACCCACGTGGGTCCCAATCACCTGCCCTTCCTGCGGATGCACGTCGCGGAGGCATCATCGGCCTCAAGCCCCTACACGGTGACCCATAGCAGCGCCCCAGCAGCAACGGCATGCGTCTGCAGCAGGTGggtcccattgcaacatgtgcaacatcccgatctacttttacaacatctagatgaaaaaacttgcaacatacatctgaaacagctgaaacacttacaacatatatcTAAaatacctgaaaacacttgaaggccattgcaaaaacatatgcaatatctatgtctacttttgcaatatccaaacacttgcaacatacgtatgaaacacttgaaacgtacacttgcaacatgcatgttatgcaatatctagatataattttgcaacatctagatgaaacacttgaaacatacgtttgaaacacctgaagcatatgcttgcaacatgcgtacatagccattgcaatatactcaatatccagatgaaacacttcaacacatacatctgaaacacgaCATCACCGGCGGCCACGGCCTACCTTGTGGGGGAACTACGTTAGCCAGCAAGCGGCGCTCGAGTGCAGTGGAGAGCGAAGATGGTGCCAGGCAAGCGGCTCGGCACGGTGGAAAGAGGAAGGATGGCGCTAGGTAGGCGCCCGTGCGCGCCGCAGCGGTCGTCGTGGACCACGCCAGAATTCGCGGCGCAGGCTTGACGGCGAGTGGTGGCACCCCCGGCGACCAGCCCCTGCGGTGGAGGCTACAACAACGGTCAGGCAGGTGCGGCTTCCCGCGGCAAGGCGCTCCCCGCTGCTGGAGAAGGTCGCGACGAGTTGCCCCGCGCTGGAGAAGGCGAGTGGCGGGCGATGCGGTGGAATCTACCGTGGCGGTCAATGGCGTGGTGCGGCGGTGAGAATGGCGCGACGGGCGAGCGACGATGATTGGGGAATCGGCGTCCAACAATTATTTTTTAATACGCGTGGGCTCGTTGGGCTGGTCCGTTGCACAGGCCTGGAAACCGTCGTCTGGACGGCCGGGCGTCCTACGGGGAGCATTTCCGTTTTCTTGCTCCGGATTTTCTGGTTGATATATATCTCTGAATGAAATCCTAGTTATGATTTTGATATGCATGTACAGAGACACATAATTTGATAAAAGCtcatcttcaaattaaattcgtCAAGTgatcttaggaaaaatttgtctAATTGCATCAGTTACATCGTTACGCATTGTTTTCTCGGCTCTGTGTATGCTACGATGCCGTCAAATCCAAAGGACAAACAAGGCATGGCATAATTTTTCGTTGCGTGATGGTATCCGTCTAGAAAACTGCCCCCAGCTGTTGCTGTTGTTTTCACATATTCAACGGCTGCAAGCTGACTGGAGAAGTTGGCGGAAAGCGACTGTTTGGTGTCATTTTTGCCGAGGGGACAGAAATGCATCCACAAGACTCAACAATAATATGTCGATTTAAGGAAGCCGTCATCTGATCGAAACCATACACTAATCAAAGTAATCGTACATCAATAATAAGAAGGAAAAAATGTGTACAAAAGCCATTATAGAACCcccaaataaaataaaataaaatagaagAAAAAGGAGCTACTCTTCTAGAAGTACAGACTACAGAGTAATAACAGGAAAGAAACACATCAGCAACAGTCTCTCTGAACCAGGACCCTGCTCTGAACATCGATGTCACAATCTCGCTCGCATCAAAACTAAGCACACCCACACACGCCCGGCGATCAGCTGGTACTCCCTACGCACCCTGCTGCCAGCCGTGGCCGTTGCCGTTGGCCGCCTTGTCGGCGGCGTTCCGCCTGCGCTTCCGGATGGCGATGGGCCAGGTGATGGCCTCGAGGCAGAGCGCGATGCCGCCGAGCGTGGCCAGGATGACAATGTAGGCGGTCTTGTATCCGCTGGCCGGCTGGAGGATGTCGAGCCCCTTGAAGATGTTGATGGCGCTGAGGACGATGACGGAGTAGCCGACGGAGTGGTGGTAGATGTTCCAGTAGAGCCTGTACTTGTTCTTCTTGTCGGGCCTGAGCAGCAGCGCGAACACCTGCAGGGTGGCCAGGCTGAAGATGGCGATGCCGAGGTTGCGGTGGGGCTGGTAGGTGATGCCCGCGGACTCGCTGCCCAGCTTCAGCCCCAGGCCCCAGCCGGCCACGCCGAGGATGTAGCCGGAGCACTGGCACGCGATGTGGAGGTAGAACCACGCCGGGTCCGCGGACTCGAACACGCGCAGGTAGCGGGCGATGATAGCGCCGATAGGGATCAGGACGCCCCAGGCAATCGCGTTCAGCAGTCCGTGGATCTGTTTGTTGTAGCAGACGCGTCAAGGTTAGAAAGATGTTGCCAAAACTTAAATAAATTCTCTGTGTTGCACTTGCATGCATCAGAAAAAAAAGCAGGAAATTTAGTActctacttttttttttgaaagattacTTAACTACTTTTGAGGTGGCTACTAGTAGTATTCGTTCAACAACTCTCGGCGGCAATCTGAAACTGATACAAATATATATAGTACTAGCAATTTAAGCATTCCTTTGTTAAAGCTGAAATGCAGTGCAGCTCCCCCAGAAAGATGTTGCTTCTGGGACTGGGAGTCTGAACATCTTTTTTCAGGGTAATATATATGACATGGTCTATCCGGTTGGTGAAGCAAGCAAACCGAGTTTTAATAAACCCTTTggcagattttttattttttatatatatgtcaCGTCACGTCTAAATTAAAATGACCAGTCAAAGTAACTCGACCTCATAATTCCACTCATCTCCAAGTCTCCAACCCAGCTAGCTGATGACTCTTAATGCACACAACGTCGCCGTCCTCTACTTGATCACTACACCAATCCAAATTAAACTTACCTACCGTCTGAACAATTGGGAAGGGAAGGCAATCTTTGAAGCCTAAGAAAATGACAATTGAAAACGAAAACAAGCTAAAGCAGGAGGGGATGGGAAGAAGGAGCCAAGGAGGAGGAACTCACGTTACGGCGGTGAAGCTTGGAGTTGGACGCGGCGGTGCTTGACCCCGAGAGGAAGTCCAGCCTCTGGATGCTGGCCAAGTTGGCTGGCGCCGTCGGGTGAGCGGCGATGGCACCGTTGCTGGTGGGGCCGGCCTGCCACACCGTGAACTGCTGCGTGGAGTTCCCGGGAAGCTGCACGGTGGCGTAGATGGTGTAGGCGCCGTTGGAGTACTCGGCGGCGGGGCCGACGGACACGTTGAACTTGAGGGTGTTGTTGGTTAGGCTGGGGTTGCTGGAGTTCTCCAGGTAGGTCATGAGGATGGACACCGCGCCGCTGCCGTCCTGCGAGGCGACGAAGACGCTGCTGCCGCCCATGCTGCCGCCGCTGGGGTTGATGCCCCAGCCGACCCAGCCGCTGGAGTCCGATGGCGCGCGGAACGCCACGTCCGCGGTGCCGTTCTCCGGGTGGTACGTCCA harbors:
- the LOC136540466 gene encoding cytochrome b561 and DOMON domain-containing protein At4g12980-like, with protein sequence MGRRLLLLLGAAVLLLSSAATAQDCLSATFSGGRTFGKCNSLPTLSASLHWTYHPENGTADVAFRAPSDSSGWVGWGINPSGGSMGGSSVFVASQDGSGAVSILMTYLENSSNPSLTNNTLKFNVSVGPAAEYSNGAYTIYATVQLPGNSTQQFTVWQAGPTSNGAIAAHPTAPANLASIQRLDFLSGSSTAASNSKLHRRNIHGLLNAIAWGVLIPIGAIIARYLRVFESADPAWFYLHIACQCSGYILGVAGWGLGLKLGSESAGITYQPHRNLGIAIFSLATLQVFALLLRPDKKNKYRLYWNIYHHSVGYSVIVLSAINIFKGLDILQPASGYKTAYIVILATLGGIALCLEAITWPIAIRKRRRNAADKAANGNGHGWQQGA